One part of the Terriglobales bacterium genome encodes these proteins:
- a CDS encoding aminotransferase class III-fold pyridoxal phosphate-dependent enzyme: MPPSQPVAVSWSSAFPRSFRRPYPQAVRGEGVWLYDAAGKRYLDFSGSAAVNFVGHGVREIADALAEQARTLEFAHTSQFATPVAEEFAQELLAFAGEGFKGGCVYFTSSGSEAIETALKLARQYQVEIGQKQRNKFASRNQSYHGATLGAVGVSGNARRRELYLPLVADSAKVSIPYCYRCHYDCGSRLEAGRESCGARYAGELADLLSTHGRETAAFLFEPVSGATLGAAVPPADYLPEVARTCARHGVLTIADEVMTGMGRTGRNFAVDHWPGVHSEAQPDILVTAKGVASGYAPLGAVIASRKVVTAIAAGSGAFVHGLTYNAHPIATAAGHAVLRKIVKEKLVARADSGGQAGSAMATELKRLRSLDSVGDVRGLGLLWGVEFVADKDTKRPFDAALGFSQRVAEAAIRRGLLVYPMQGCVDGYAGDHLLLAPPAVITPEEITTAVTQLAESITEAASGATRAK, from the coding sequence AAGCGCTACCTCGACTTCTCCGGCTCCGCCGCCGTCAACTTCGTCGGGCACGGCGTGCGCGAGATCGCCGACGCCCTCGCCGAACAGGCGCGCACGCTCGAGTTCGCCCACACCAGCCAGTTCGCCACGCCGGTCGCGGAAGAGTTCGCGCAAGAGCTGCTCGCGTTCGCGGGTGAGGGCTTCAAGGGCGGCTGCGTTTACTTCACCAGCTCGGGCTCGGAGGCCATCGAGACCGCGCTCAAGCTCGCGCGCCAGTACCAGGTCGAGATCGGCCAGAAGCAACGCAACAAGTTCGCCAGCCGCAACCAGTCGTATCACGGCGCCACGCTGGGCGCGGTCGGCGTCTCCGGCAACGCGCGCCGCCGCGAGCTCTACCTGCCGCTGGTCGCGGATTCCGCCAAGGTCTCCATCCCCTACTGCTATCGCTGCCACTACGACTGCGGGTCACGTCTCGAAGCAGGACGCGAATCCTGCGGCGCGCGTTACGCCGGCGAGCTCGCGGACCTGCTCAGCACGCACGGCCGCGAGACCGCCGCGTTCCTGTTCGAACCCGTCAGCGGCGCGACGCTCGGCGCCGCCGTCCCGCCGGCGGATTACCTGCCGGAGGTCGCGCGCACCTGCGCCCGGCACGGCGTGCTCACCATCGCCGACGAGGTGATGACCGGCATGGGCCGCACCGGCCGCAACTTCGCCGTCGACCACTGGCCCGGGGTTCATTCTGAAGCCCAGCCGGACATCCTCGTGACCGCGAAAGGCGTGGCCAGCGGATACGCGCCGCTCGGCGCCGTGATCGCCAGCCGGAAAGTCGTGACCGCGATCGCCGCGGGCTCCGGCGCGTTCGTCCACGGGCTGACCTACAACGCGCACCCCATCGCCACCGCCGCCGGCCACGCGGTGCTGCGCAAGATCGTGAAAGAGAAACTGGTCGCGCGCGCCGACTCCGGCGGCCAGGCCGGTTCCGCGATGGCGACCGAGCTCAAGCGCTTGCGCTCGCTCGATTCCGTCGGCGACGTTCGCGGACTCGGCCTGCTCTGGGGCGTGGAGTTCGTCGCCGACAAAGACACGAAGAGGCCTTTCGACGCCGCGCTCGGCTTCTCGCAGCGCGTCGCCGAGGCGGCCATCCGGCGCGGCCTGCTCGTCTACCCGATGCAGGGATGCGTCGACGGCTACGCCGGCGACCACCTGCTGCTCGCGCCGCCCGCCGTCATCACGCCGGAAGAGATTACAACGGCAGTCACCCAACTTGCGGAGTCCATCACCGAAGCCGCATCCGGAGCCACGCGTGCGAAATAG
- a CDS encoding M28 family metallopeptidase, producing MRNSLAVFLLLTAATLHSQQPAPEAKIMGFSPAAATSQSALEQQYKGMISRDEARKFHRYFTAEPHPAGSERNNELARWIADQWKEQGLEDIKLHRYDVLTSFPKEVALEMVAPVAYKALLREQPIDVDPDTKNPNVLGAYTSMSASGEVTAPIVYAHSGNPEDYDLLRKRGISVKGKVVLVRYSNPYSYRGFKALTAQREGAAAVLIYSDPQEDGYQKGKVFPDGPWGPEYHFQRGAITYDFIVAGDPLTPGWASTEGAKRIPMSEAKSLPNIMMLPISWHDAKPLLQHMGGPRAPKSWQGGLPITYRLGGVGKVHVKIQMDTRPMPNYVVEARIRGSELPDEWVLLGNHRDAWEFGGVDPSSGTASMMEMTRALGTLLREGKRPRRTIIVCSWDGEEVGLTGSTEWGEQFSGELQQKLVAYLNVDSSTSGPDFEPGASGSLATMLVEASKTLDDPATGKSLYEAWRRRRQRGQKKKVTDADLVNTKIGSGSDHTVFLNHLGRPTLLLQFDGPYGVYHSMYDDFYWMDKIGDPGYRYHALMSQLWGVLALRLANAELLPHDFLAYARDVHSWLEVLARDPEARKRVDFKAALQHAGEMEAAGDELNRALAGALAQSKAANSSAVNRTMMQVESNWLDPDGIPDRPWFKHTLYAARFTYAHLELPGVTEAVEAKDWKRAQEQLAILDAAIQKNTATVREATKMLREPAGK from the coding sequence GTGCGAAATAGCCTCGCTGTCTTTCTCCTGCTCACTGCCGCCACGCTCCACAGCCAGCAGCCCGCGCCCGAAGCAAAGATCATGGGCTTCTCGCCCGCCGCGGCCACCTCGCAGTCCGCGCTCGAGCAGCAGTACAAAGGCATGATCTCGCGCGACGAAGCGCGCAAGTTCCACCGCTACTTCACCGCCGAGCCGCACCCCGCAGGCTCCGAGCGCAACAACGAGCTCGCGCGCTGGATCGCCGACCAGTGGAAGGAGCAGGGCCTCGAGGACATCAAGCTCCACCGCTACGACGTCCTCACCTCGTTCCCGAAGGAAGTCGCGCTCGAGATGGTCGCGCCCGTCGCATACAAGGCGCTGCTGCGCGAGCAGCCCATCGACGTCGACCCCGACACGAAGAATCCCAACGTGCTCGGCGCCTACACCAGCATGTCCGCCTCGGGCGAGGTGACCGCGCCCATCGTCTACGCCCACAGCGGCAATCCCGAGGACTACGACCTGCTGCGCAAGCGCGGCATCAGCGTGAAGGGCAAGGTCGTGCTCGTCCGCTACTCGAATCCCTACAGCTATCGCGGGTTCAAGGCGCTGACCGCGCAGCGCGAGGGCGCCGCCGCCGTGCTCATCTACTCCGACCCGCAGGAAGACGGCTACCAGAAGGGCAAAGTCTTCCCCGACGGCCCCTGGGGACCGGAGTACCACTTCCAGCGCGGCGCCATCACCTACGACTTCATCGTCGCCGGCGACCCGCTCACGCCCGGCTGGGCCTCGACCGAAGGCGCCAAGCGCATCCCGATGTCGGAAGCGAAGTCGCTGCCCAACATCATGATGCTGCCCATCTCGTGGCACGACGCCAAGCCGCTGCTCCAGCACATGGGTGGACCGCGCGCGCCGAAGTCGTGGCAAGGCGGGCTGCCCATCACCTATCGCCTCGGCGGCGTGGGCAAGGTCCACGTGAAGATCCAGATGGACACGCGCCCCATGCCGAACTACGTGGTCGAGGCGCGCATCCGCGGCTCCGAGCTGCCCGACGAGTGGGTGCTGCTCGGCAATCATCGCGACGCCTGGGAGTTCGGCGGCGTCGACCCCTCGAGCGGCACCGCTTCGATGATGGAGATGACGCGTGCGCTCGGCACGCTGCTGCGCGAGGGCAAGCGCCCGCGTCGCACCATCATCGTCTGCAGTTGGGACGGCGAGGAGGTCGGCCTCACCGGCTCCACCGAGTGGGGCGAGCAGTTTTCCGGCGAGCTGCAGCAGAAGCTCGTCGCGTATCTCAACGTCGACTCTTCGACCTCAGGCCCGGACTTCGAGCCCGGCGCCTCCGGCTCGCTCGCGACCATGCTGGTCGAGGCTTCGAAGACGCTCGACGATCCCGCCACCGGAAAATCGCTCTACGAAGCGTGGAGGCGCCGCCGGCAGCGCGGCCAGAAGAAGAAGGTCACCGACGCCGACCTGGTGAACACGAAGATCGGCTCCGGCTCCGACCACACCGTCTTCCTCAACCATCTTGGCCGGCCCACGCTGCTGCTGCAGTTCGACGGCCCCTACGGCGTCTACCACTCGATGTACGACGACTTCTACTGGATGGACAAGATCGGCGACCCCGGCTACCGCTACCACGCGCTGATGTCCCAGCTCTGGGGCGTGCTCGCGCTGCGCCTCGCCAACGCCGAGCTGCTGCCGCACGACTTCCTCGCCTACGCGCGCGACGTCCACTCCTGGCTCGAAGTGCTCGCGCGCGACCCCGAGGCGCGCAAGCGCGTCGACTTCAAGGCCGCGCTGCAGCATGCCGGCGAGATGGAAGCCGCCGGCGACGAGCTCAACCGCGCCCTGGCTGGCGCGCTCGCGCAAAGCAAGGCGGCGAACTCTTCCGCCGTCAACCGCACGATGATGCAGGTGGAATCCAACTGGCTCGACCCCGACGGCATTCCGGACCGCCCGTGGTTCAAGCACACGCTTTACGCCGCGCGCTTCACCTACGCGCACCTCGAATTGCCGGGAGTGACCGAAGCGGTGGAAGCGAAGGACTGGAAGCGCGCGCAGGAGCAGCTCGCCATCCTCGACGCCGCCATCCAGAAAAATACGGCGACCGTCCGCGAGGCCACGAAGATGCTTCGCGAACCGGCCGGCAAATGA
- a CDS encoding M23 family metallopeptidase, translating into MKAFLVALVCASAMAQQPMDFAGAHDQFTPVVMQATVRPVPFAGSDGMTHLDYELQLINAQKDAVGVEAIEVLDADSGKVLLKLAGDDVKKWFTLLDKAPATKIGAGQVGYAWLDVKFSGAAPRRLKHRLTVTAKEKALKNSAMAASREQETFPIEGGEVAVASQAALVLGPPLQGTGWVAMSACCTNDGHRRAMIPINGTLYVAQRFAIDWIKLGDDGRLVRQGGKIDVNHDYPTYATNAIAVADATVVSVLDGLPERTAGTLPQDTTLQNVTGNHVILDLGGSRYGFYAHLQPGTLRVKKGDRVKKGQVLALVGNSGNTTGPHLHFHVMDGLTALGAQGLPYVIDSFAVQGMVRDIPDDEGPSAFTEPLPVSPTPPRERRMQYPLENTVVDFPGGR; encoded by the coding sequence ATGAAAGCATTCCTGGTGGCGTTGGTGTGCGCGAGCGCGATGGCGCAGCAGCCGATGGATTTTGCCGGAGCGCACGACCAGTTCACGCCGGTGGTGATGCAGGCGACCGTGCGGCCGGTGCCGTTCGCGGGGAGCGACGGCATGACGCACCTCGACTACGAGCTGCAGCTCATCAACGCGCAGAAGGATGCCGTGGGCGTGGAGGCCATCGAGGTGCTCGACGCCGACAGCGGGAAGGTCTTGCTGAAGCTCGCCGGCGACGACGTGAAGAAGTGGTTCACGCTGCTCGACAAGGCGCCGGCGACGAAGATCGGCGCCGGGCAGGTGGGCTACGCATGGCTCGACGTGAAGTTCTCGGGCGCGGCGCCCAGGCGGCTGAAGCATCGGCTGACCGTCACCGCAAAGGAGAAGGCGCTCAAGAACTCCGCGATGGCGGCCTCCCGCGAGCAGGAGACATTCCCGATCGAGGGCGGCGAGGTGGCGGTCGCGAGCCAGGCGGCGCTGGTGCTGGGTCCGCCGCTCCAGGGGACGGGCTGGGTGGCGATGAGCGCGTGCTGCACCAACGACGGGCATCGCCGCGCGATGATCCCGATCAACGGCACGCTCTACGTGGCGCAGCGCTTCGCCATCGACTGGATCAAGCTGGGCGACGACGGCCGGCTGGTCAGGCAGGGCGGCAAGATCGACGTGAACCACGACTATCCGACCTACGCGACGAACGCGATCGCGGTGGCGGACGCGACCGTTGTGTCGGTGCTCGACGGCTTGCCGGAGCGCACTGCCGGCACGCTGCCGCAGGATACGACGCTGCAGAACGTCACCGGCAACCACGTCATCCTGGACCTCGGCGGGAGCCGCTACGGCTTCTACGCACACCTGCAACCGGGCACACTGCGCGTGAAGAAGGGCGACCGCGTGAAGAAAGGCCAGGTGCTGGCGCTGGTGGGGAACTCCGGCAACACGACCGGGCCGCACCTGCACTTCCACGTGATGGACGGCCTGACCGCGCTGGGCGCGCAGGGGCTACCGTACGTGATCGACAGCTTCGCGGTGCAGGGGATGGTGCGCGACATCCCGGACGACGAAGGGCCGTCGGCGTTCACCGAGCCGCTGCCCGTCAGCCCGACGCCGCCGCGCGAGCGGCGCATGCAGTATCCGCTGGAGAATACGGTGGTGGATTTTCCCGGCGGCAGGTAG
- a CDS encoding EamA family transporter has product MAETAQAEHELGLRHWLGFALLCATWSTTWMAIRVLVREVPPFRAAALRFAIAAAVLLVVAVVRKSRWPQSADEWRTVVVLGVTMMTIPFGTVFWAEQYITSGMTAVLSATTPLAIALLTPVMLHQKVPRRAVIALVVGFAGIAVLFWSGVGFEGRALVGGVMVLVSAFATAWSANYAKRHAQGISPVVNTGVQLALGTVLLGALSLMVERGQPSHWSGKAVGALFFLAVMGSSVAFAVYYWLLKRMRPYQAGSTAFLVPIGAMVEGAVLLGEPVTAVMVVATLVVVGAVAAVLRS; this is encoded by the coding sequence ATGGCGGAGACAGCTCAAGCAGAACACGAACTCGGGCTGCGGCATTGGCTGGGCTTTGCGCTGCTGTGTGCGACGTGGAGCACCACGTGGATGGCGATCCGCGTCCTGGTGCGCGAGGTGCCGCCGTTCCGCGCGGCGGCGCTGCGCTTTGCGATCGCGGCGGCGGTGCTGCTGGTGGTCGCCGTCGTCCGCAAGAGCCGGTGGCCGCAGAGCGCGGACGAGTGGCGGACGGTCGTCGTCCTCGGCGTCACGATGATGACCATCCCGTTCGGCACGGTGTTCTGGGCGGAGCAGTACATCACGTCGGGGATGACGGCGGTGCTCTCGGCGACGACGCCGCTGGCCATCGCGCTGCTCACCCCCGTGATGCTGCACCAGAAGGTGCCGCGGCGGGCGGTGATCGCGCTGGTGGTCGGCTTCGCCGGGATCGCCGTGCTGTTCTGGAGCGGGGTCGGGTTCGAAGGGCGCGCGCTGGTGGGCGGCGTGATGGTGCTGGTGAGCGCCTTCGCGACGGCGTGGTCGGCGAACTACGCCAAGCGGCACGCGCAGGGCATCAGCCCGGTGGTGAACACCGGGGTGCAGCTCGCGTTGGGCACGGTGCTGCTGGGCGCGCTGAGCCTGATGGTCGAGCGCGGGCAGCCCTCGCACTGGAGCGGGAAGGCGGTCGGCGCGCTGTTCTTCCTGGCGGTGATGGGGTCGTCGGTGGCGTTCGCGGTGTACTACTGGCTGCTGAAGCGGATGCGTCCGTACCAGGCGGGGTCGACGGCGTTCCTCGTGCCCATCGGCGCGATGGTCGAGGGTGCGGTGCTGCTGGGCGAGCCGGTCACGGCGGTGATGGTGGTGGCGACGCTGGTCGTGGTGGGCGCGGTCGCGGCGGTGCTGCGCAGCTAG
- the pnp gene encoding polyribonucleotide nucleotidyltransferase, protein MKQTAAVELAGGKSLTFETGHLAKQAHGSCVARAGDNVVLGTACANPEAREGIDFFPLTVDYREYTYAGGRFPGGFIKREGRPTDKEVLTSRQIDRPIRPLFPEGFQCETQVIAFVLSADAENDPDVLAINAASAALAISDIPFLGPIGAVRVGVIEGRMVINPTYAEQRDSLLNIMVVGTENGIVMIESGAKGVSEETVVEAIDFAHTEIKKICAVIKELAAKVGNQKREVTPPEWDENYYNELKAKLGAQLTDALNTEKYQKAESYAKVKEIKAQFKEQIPEDDDEARARFSRYFEALRERIFREQVIEQRRRPDGRAFDQIRNISCEVAVLPRTHGSAIFTRGETQALVTTTLGTGEDTQRMEGFEGEREKRFMLHYNFPPFSVGEVKFLRGAGRREIGHGALAERALTAVLPTEEAWPYTTRVVSDILESNGSSSMASVCGATMAMLDAGVPLTAPVAGMAMGLVKEGEKYSILSDIAGAEDHYGDMDFKVAGTRDGITALQMDIKVAGITSAIMREALEQARRGRLHILEKMNEAISAPKQISQYAPRFYTVTIPVDKIRELIGPGGKVVRGITEATGVKIDIEDSGLVKVASSDEASAQRALQMIGDITATAEVGKTYLGKVVRLAEFGAFVEIFPGTDGLLHISEVAEHRIGDIRDELKEGDQILVKVLSVEGNRIRLSRKAVLKEQRAKMGGGEGGDGGEGGGESHGGGGRHGGREQEMQPRGGSMTIEGGGNFEDAEDNEPNFNREGVPHHAAPGGGGRPGGGFGGDRGGRGGRGGRGRGRGGRGRGPGGGGGGRGGFGGGDRGNR, encoded by the coding sequence ATGAAGCAGACAGCGGCGGTAGAGTTAGCCGGCGGCAAATCCCTGACATTCGAGACCGGACACCTGGCCAAGCAGGCGCACGGGTCGTGCGTGGCGCGCGCGGGCGACAACGTGGTGCTGGGCACCGCGTGCGCCAATCCGGAGGCGCGCGAGGGCATCGACTTCTTCCCGCTCACGGTCGACTACCGCGAGTACACCTACGCCGGCGGGCGTTTCCCGGGCGGCTTCATCAAGCGCGAGGGGCGTCCCACGGACAAGGAAGTGCTGACCAGCCGGCAGATCGACCGGCCCATCCGGCCGCTGTTCCCGGAAGGTTTCCAGTGCGAGACGCAGGTCATCGCGTTCGTGCTCTCGGCCGACGCGGAGAACGACCCCGACGTGCTGGCGATCAACGCGGCGTCGGCGGCGCTGGCCATCAGCGACATCCCGTTCCTCGGACCCATCGGCGCGGTGCGCGTGGGCGTGATCGAGGGCCGCATGGTCATCAACCCGACGTACGCGGAGCAGCGCGACAGCCTGCTGAACATCATGGTGGTGGGCACCGAGAACGGCATCGTGATGATCGAGTCGGGCGCCAAGGGCGTGAGCGAGGAGACGGTGGTGGAAGCCATCGACTTCGCCCACACCGAGATCAAGAAGATCTGCGCGGTGATCAAGGAGCTGGCCGCGAAGGTCGGCAACCAGAAGCGCGAAGTCACGCCGCCGGAGTGGGACGAGAACTACTACAACGAGCTGAAGGCGAAGCTCGGCGCGCAGCTCACCGACGCGCTCAACACCGAGAAGTACCAGAAGGCCGAGAGCTACGCCAAGGTCAAGGAGATCAAGGCGCAGTTCAAGGAGCAGATCCCGGAAGACGACGACGAAGCGCGCGCGCGGTTCTCGCGCTACTTCGAGGCGCTGCGCGAGCGCATCTTCCGCGAGCAGGTGATCGAGCAGCGGCGCCGGCCGGACGGGCGCGCGTTCGACCAGATCCGCAACATCAGCTGCGAGGTCGCGGTGCTGCCGCGCACGCACGGCTCCGCCATCTTCACCCGCGGCGAGACGCAGGCGCTGGTGACGACGACGCTGGGCACGGGCGAGGATACGCAGCGGATGGAGGGCTTCGAGGGCGAGAGAGAGAAGCGCTTCATGCTGCACTACAACTTCCCGCCGTTCTCGGTGGGCGAAGTGAAGTTCCTGCGGGGCGCGGGGCGGCGCGAGATCGGGCACGGCGCGCTGGCAGAGCGCGCGCTGACCGCGGTGCTGCCGACCGAGGAAGCGTGGCCGTACACCACGCGCGTGGTGTCGGACATCCTGGAGTCGAACGGCTCGTCGTCGATGGCCTCGGTATGCGGCGCGACGATGGCGATGCTCGACGCGGGCGTGCCGCTCACCGCTCCGGTGGCCGGCATGGCGATGGGCCTGGTGAAGGAGGGCGAGAAGTACTCCATCCTCTCCGACATCGCGGGCGCCGAAGACCACTACGGCGACATGGACTTCAAGGTCGCGGGCACGCGCGACGGGATCACCGCGCTGCAGATGGACATCAAGGTCGCGGGCATCACGTCGGCCATCATGCGCGAGGCGCTGGAGCAGGCGCGGCGCGGGCGGCTGCACATCCTGGAGAAGATGAACGAGGCGATCTCGGCGCCGAAGCAGATCTCGCAGTACGCGCCCCGCTTCTACACGGTGACGATCCCGGTGGACAAGATCCGCGAGCTCATCGGACCGGGCGGCAAGGTGGTGCGCGGCATCACCGAAGCGACCGGCGTGAAGATCGACATCGAGGATTCCGGCCTGGTGAAGGTGGCGTCGAGCGACGAGGCGAGCGCGCAGCGCGCGCTGCAGATGATCGGCGACATCACCGCGACGGCGGAGGTGGGCAAGACCTACCTCGGCAAGGTCGTGCGCCTGGCGGAGTTCGGCGCCTTCGTGGAGATCTTCCCGGGCACCGACGGCCTGCTGCACATCTCGGAGGTCGCGGAGCATCGCATCGGCGACATCCGCGATGAGCTGAAGGAAGGCGACCAGATCCTGGTGAAGGTGCTCTCGGTCGAAGGCAATCGCATCCGGCTGTCGCGCAAGGCGGTGCTCAAAGAGCAGCGCGCGAAGATGGGCGGGGGCGAAGGCGGCGACGGCGGCGAAGGCGGCGGCGAGTCGCACGGCGGCGGCGGACGCCACGGCGGACGCGAGCAGGAGATGCAGCCGCGCGGCGGGTCGATGACCATCGAGGGCGGCGGGAACTTCGAAGACGCCGAGGACAACGAGCCGAACTTCAACCGCGAAGGCGTGCCGCATCATGCGGCGCCGGGCGGCGGCGGGCGTCCGGGCGGAGGCTTCGGCGGCGACCGCGGAGGTCGCGGCGGCCGGGGCGGCCGGGGACGCGGACGCGGTGGACGCGGACGCGGTCCGGGCGGCGGCGGCGGTGGCCGCGGCGGCTTCGGCGGCGGCGATCGCGGCAACCGGTAA
- the rpsO gene encoding 30S ribosomal protein S15 → MLAREQKANVIGKFRTHGTDTGSPEVQIAILSERIGELTDHFKTHKKDHASRRGLLMMVSKRRRLLDYLKKYDTDRYQAVIQKLGIRK, encoded by the coding sequence GTGTTAGCGAGAGAGCAAAAGGCAAACGTCATCGGCAAGTTCCGCACGCACGGCACGGACACGGGTAGTCCGGAGGTGCAGATAGCCATCCTCAGCGAGCGGATCGGCGAATTGACGGACCACTTCAAGACCCACAAGAAGGACCACGCTTCCCGGCGCGGTCTATTGATGATGGTGAGCAAGCGGCGTCGCCTGCTCGACTACCTCAAGAAGTACGACACCGACCGTTACCAAGCCGTCATTCAGAAGCTCGGCATCCGTAAGTAA